A genomic window from Canis lupus familiaris isolate Mischka breed German Shepherd chromosome 32, alternate assembly UU_Cfam_GSD_1.0, whole genome shotgun sequence includes:
- the OSTC gene encoding oligosaccharyltransferase complex subunit OSTC, with protein METLYRVPFLVLECPNLKLKKPPWVHMPSAMTVYALVVVSYFLITGGIIYDVIVEPPSVGSMTDEHGHQRPVAFLAYRVNGQYIMEGLASSFLFTMGGLGFIILDRSNAPNIPKLNRFLLLFIGFVCVLLSFFMARVFMRMKLPGYLMG; from the exons ATGGAGACATTGTACCGCGTCCCGTTCTTAGTGCTCGAATGCCCCAACCTGAAGCTGAAGAAGCCGCCCTGGGTGCACATGCCGTCGGCCATGACGGTGTACGCTCTGGTGGTGGTGTCTTACTTCCTCATCACCGGAG GAATAATTTATGATGTTATTGTTGAACCTCCAAGTGTTGGTTCTATGACTGATGAACATGGACATCAGAGACCAGTAGCTTTCTTGGCCTACAG AGTAAATGGACAATATATTATGGAAGGACTTGCATCCAGCTTCCTGTTTACAATGGGGGGTCTAGGTTTCATAATCCTGGACCGATCGAATGCACCAAACATTCCAAAACTCAATAGATTTCTTCTTCTATTCATTGGATTCGTCTGTGTCCTATTGAGTTTTTTCATGGCTAGAGTATTCATGAGAATGAAACTGCC